Proteins encoded within one genomic window of Chroicocephalus ridibundus chromosome 7, bChrRid1.1, whole genome shotgun sequence:
- the LOC134518784 gene encoding aryl hydrocarbon receptor-like isoform X2 — protein MDDRDAFRRQLHGAAASTQHAAHALPAGQPQLAGCSITSSPQHLCPKKPSCMERSFTCRFRCLLDNSSGFLALNFRGRLKFLYGQQKKASDRSLLALFAIATPLQPLSILELRTKTLIFQTKHKLDFTPMACDSRGKVVLGYTETELCRRGSGYQFVHAADMMYCAENHVKMMKTGESGLTVFRLLTKKGGWVWVQANARLVYKGGKPDCIIAQQRALSNEEGEEHLRKRNLQLPFSFATGEAVLYGNDLPEFLDSFQAKEELQTQANSHSNQCSVDPNSLLGAMMKQDASIYISHADNTPQFSLPDLITEPDGLSHREEVGDAKEDSNSLLVVIKTLFEKSEVDGNICQNLQSLNMDNAELQQWEEALLSLGAEQEPSAQEVGERPGTEMTSYAEQMLLREDAGKSMDFPRCSASPRNEENSAVAHFQHCWATNSVFQAPPQPQAPGAQGQDAAVSRVSVTSEVNSAPPKQQVPANSAGLVGGTVLDFPGLSSKHSAALQLSNLGQVLQTEVTTSAPVDNTILDDQSQPECELVNSSCPPPLHSNALVTRWHNVPVQANPANALGHSASPGCCLSETWMATAPKQLEATGTHLESQTLLSGSPECPLGPGLWLLPSQPAPCPAQSFHESLFSGAGDFHGEEVALPARASAPLGVSQLPGDGGCPKQSPILPPEPSFSWEGEQDKWFMQHQPWLLRSGAAPLRFGGAGLAQHSGLLLGSGTSPSAHQMDHVLLPESQHRNNLFGHESAFLRDASKTSLPQQLGASPCPDESHPGASCSSQGSGSRCSSALPAKVAAGVPPSSEQGPGFPSASFVGRQPHCACEVQLKVRCEGCRT, from the exons ATGGATGACAGAGACGCCTTCCGCCGCCAGCTGCATGGAGCAGCTGCCAGCACCCAGCATGCTGCCCATG CCCTTCCTGCTGGCCAGCCACAGCTGGCTGGATGCAGCATCACatccagcccccagcacctctgccccaAGAAACCCTCCTGCATGGAGAGGAGCTTCACCTGCCGCTTCCGCTGCTTGCTGGATAACTCCTCAGGATTTCTG GCCTTGAATTTCCGCGGGCGCTTGAAATTCCTTTATGGGCAGCAGAAGAAGGCATCAGACaggtccctgctggctctctttGCCATCGCAACTCCCCTCCAGCCGCTCTCCATCCTGGAGCTTCGGACCAAGACGCTGATCTTCCAGACAAAGCACAAGCTAGATTTCACTCCCATGGCCTGTGATTCGCG GGGGAAGGTTGTCTTGGGGTACACAGAAACAGAGCTGTGCCGGAGGGGGTCCGGGTACCAGTTTGTGCACGCGGCTGACATGATGTACTGTGCGGAGAACCATGTGAAAA tgATGAAGACGGGGGAGAGCGGGCTAACGGTTTTCCGGCTGCTGACCAAGAAGGGCGGCTGGGTGTGGGTGCAGGCCAACGCGCGGCTGGTGTACAAAGGGGGCAAGCCCGACTGCATCATTGCCCAGCAGCGAGCCCTGTC GAATGAAGAAGGGGAGGAACATCTGCGGAAGAGAAACCTGCAGCTGCCTTTTAGCTTTGCCACAGGGGAAGCAGTCTTATACGGGAATGACCTTCCTGAGTTCCTGGATTCCTTCCAGGCTAAGGAGGAGTTGCAGACACAAGCAAACTCCCACTCCAACCAGTGCTCAGTAGACCCCAACTCTCTTCTTGGGGCCATGATGAAGCAGGATGCATCCATATACATCTCCCACGCTGATAACACGCCTCAGTTCTCCTTGCCAGATCTCATCACTGAGCCTGATGGACTGAGCCATCGTGAGGAAGTTGGTGATGCCAAGGAGGACAGCAACTCCCTTCTGGTTGTTATCAAAACCCTCTTTGAGAAGAGTGAGGTGGATGGAAACATCTGCCAGAACCTCCAGAGCCTCAACATGGACaatgcagagctgcagcagtggGAGGAGGCTCTGCTCAGCCTGGGTGCAGAGCAAGAGCCATCAGCTCAGGAGGTTGGTGAGAGGCCAGGCACTGAGATGACCTCCTATGCGGAGCAGATGCTCCTCAGGGAGGATGCTGGGAAGAGCATGGACTTCCCACGCTGCAGTGCATCACCCCGTAATGAGGAAAACAGTGCTGTGGCTCACTTCCAACACTGCTGGGCAACTAATTCGGTGTTTcaagcccctccacagccccaggCACCTGGTGCACAAGGCCAAGATGCTGCGGTCTCTCGAGTCTCTGTTACATCTGAGGTCAACTCTGCTCCACCAAAACAGCAGGTCCCGGCTAACTCAGCTGGGCTGGTCGGGGGAACTGTTCTGGATTTCCCAGGCTTGAGCAGCAAGCACTCTGCAGCACTTCAGCTGTCAAACCTGGGACAAGTGCTTCAAACAGAAGTTACCACCTCTGCTCCTGTAGATAACACTATTCTGGATGATCAGAGCCAGCCCGAGTGTGAGCTGGTGAACTCAAGCTGCCCACCTCCATTGCACTCCAACGCGCTAGTGACTCGGTGGCACAATGTCCCAGTCCAGGCAAACCCAGCCAATGCTTTGGGTCACAGTGCTTCTCCTGGATGTTGCCTGTCAGAGACTTGGATGGCCACAGCTCCAAAACAGCTGGAAGCAACAGGAACGCACCTGGAGTCACAAACTCTGCTGAGTGGCAGCCCTGAGTGTCCCCTGGGGCCTGGGCTATGGCTGCTGCCATCCCAACCTGCCCCTTGTCCTGCACAGAGCTTCCATGAGTCCTTGTTCTCTGGGGCTGGGGACTTCCACGGTGAGGAGGTTGCTCTCCCTGCGCGAGCCTCAGCACCTTTAGGAGTCAGCCAGCTGCCAGGGGATGGTGGCTGCCCCAAACAGTCCCCAATACTCCCCCCAGAGCCCAGCTTTTCTtgggaaggggagcaggacaAGTGGTTCATGCAGCACCAGCCATGGCTCCTGCGATCTGGGGCAGCTCCTCTGAGATTCGGTGGGGCAGGTCTGGCACAACACAGCGGGCTCTTGTTGGGGTCCGGCACAAGTCCCAGCGCCCACCAGATGGACCATGTGTTGCTGCCTGAGTCCCAGCACAGAAATAACCTCTTTGGACATGAGAGTGCCTTTCTGAGGGATGCCTCTAAAacatcccttccccagcagctgggtgCTTCACCTTGCCCTGATGAGAGTCACCCTGGAGCTTCATGTTCCTCACAGGGCTCGGGTTCAAGATGCTCATCAGCTCTCCCTGCGAAGGTGGCTGCAGGAGTGCCCCCCTCCTCTGAGCAGGGCCCTGGCTTCCCATCGGCATCCTTTGTAGGCAGACAGCCGCACTGTGCCTGTGAGGTCCAGCTCAAGGTGAGGTGCGAGGGCTGCAGGACCTGA